A DNA window from Linepithema humile isolate Giens D197 chromosome 6, Lhum_UNIL_v1.0, whole genome shotgun sequence contains the following coding sequences:
- the Vha100-1 gene encoding V-type proton ATPase 116 kDa subunit a 1 isoform X3, whose amino-acid sequence MGSLFRSEEMTLCQLFLQSEAAYACVSELGELGLVQFRDLNPDVNAFQRKFVNEVRRCDEMERKLRYLEKEIKKDGIPMLDTGENPEAPQPREMIDLEATFEKLENELREVNQNAEALKRNFLELTELKHILRKTQVFFDEMADPSREEEQVTLLGEEGLRAGGQALKLGFVAGVILRERIPAFERMLWRACRGNVFLRQAEIETPLEDPSTGDQVFKSVFIIFFQGDQLKTRVKKICEGFRATLYPCPEAPADRREMAMGVMTRIEDLNTVLGQTQDHRHRVLVAAAKNIKNWFVKVRKIKAIYHTLNLFNLDVTQKCLIAECWVPVLDIETIQLALRRGTERSGSSVPPILNRMETFEDPPTYNRTNKFTKGFQALIDAYGVASYREMNPTPYTIITFPFLFAIMFGDTGHGLIMFLFGGWMVLKEKPLAAKKSDNEIWNIFFGGRYIIFLMGLFSMYTGLIYNDIFSKSLNIFGSNWVVHYNRSVVWNNKDLQLNPSSSDYIDYPYPFGMDPVWQLAENKIIFQNSYKMKISIIFGVIHMMFGVMVGLWNHMYFKKRMNITCEFVPQVIFLMSLFFYMVLLMFIKWIKYGPKNDLIEGPGCAPSVLITFINMVLFKPSVKIGLCEPYMYGGQAGLQKFLVVVALLCVPWMLLAKPVMMMRNRKKQHYQLNNHGAENGDVDAGMGTLQQSGGGGVTQGGGAGGHKEEEEEMMEVFIHQGIHTIEYVLGSVSHTASYLRLWALSLAHAQLSEVLWNMVMRNGLAREGWDGGIVLYLVFAFWAVLTVGILVLMEGLSAFLHTLRLHWVEFQSKFYSGLGYSFTPFSFEIILDAAQATTED is encoded by the exons ATGGGTTCGCTCTTTCGCAGCGAAGAGATGACCTTGTGTCAGTTGTTCCTTCAGAGTGAAGCTGCTTATGCTTGTGTGTCCGAACTCGGTGAACTCGGCCTAGTACAGTTTCGTGAT TTAAATCCTGATGTCAATGCCTTCCAACGGAAGTTTGTCAATGAGGTGCGTCGTTGCGATGAGATGGAGCGCAAGCTGCGCTACCTGGAGAAGGAAATCAAAAAGGATGGCATCCCCATGCTGGATACCGGTGAGAATCCGGAGGCTCCGCAACCCCGAGAGATGATTGACCTGGAAGCCACCTTTGAGAAGTTGGAGAATGAGCTGCGGGAAGTGAACCAGAATGCTGAGGCGCTGAAACGCAACTTTCTGGAGCTGACAGAGCTTAAACACATCCTGCGAAAGACCCAAGTTTTCTTCGATGAG ATGGCAGACCCCAGCCGTGAGGAAGAGCAAGTCACTCTGTTGGGTGAGGAGGGCCTCCGCGCTGGCGGCCAGGCTCTCAAGCTCGG CTTCGTCGCGGGAGTCATCCTGAGGGAGCGCATCCCCGCGTTCGAGCGCATGCTGTGGCGTGCGTGCCGTGGAAACGTCTTTCTGCGCCAGGCGGAAATTGAAACCCCTCTGGAGGACCCCTCGACG gGCGACCAGGTGTTCAAGTCGGTCTTCATCATTTTCTTCCAAGGCGATCAGCTGAAAACTCGCGTGAAGAAAATTTGCGAGGGCTTCAGGGCGACCTTGTATCCCTGTCCGGAGGCGCCGGCTGATCGCAGAGAGATGGCTATGGGCGTTATGACTCGCATCGAAGATTTGAACACT GTTCTAGGACAGACGCAGGACCACCGTCACCGCGTCCTCGTGGCTGCTGCGAAGAACATCAAGAACTGGTTCGTCAAGGTGCGCAAGATTAAGGCAATCTATCATACTTTGAATCTCTTCAACTTGGACGTCACTCAGAAGTGCTTGATCGCCGAGTGCTGGGTGCCCGTTCTGGACATCGAGACTATCCAGTTGGCGTTGAGACGTGGAACG GAGCGCAGCGGCAGTTCGGTGCCGCCTATTCTGAATCGCATGGAGACATTCGAGGACCCGCCGACGTACAATCGGACCAACAAGTTTACGAAGGGCTTTCAGGCGTTGATCGACGCCTATGGAGTCGCCTCTTACCGCGAGATGAATCCCACGCCTTACACCATCATCACATTCCCGTTTCTGTTCGCGATCATGTTCGGCGATACCGGCCACGGTCTCATCATGTTCCTGTTTGGCGGCTGGATGGTGCTAAAGGAGAAGCCGCTGGCGGCGAAGAAGAGCGACAACGAGATCTGGAACATCTTCTTCGGCGGTCGTTACATTATATTCCTTATGGGCTTATTTTCGATGTACACCGGCCTCATCTACAATGACATCTTCTCCAAGTCGCTCAACATCTTCGGCTCCAACTGGGTGGTGCACTACAATCGCAGCGTGGTCTGGAACAACAAAGACCTACAGCTGAACCCCAGTTCCTCGGATTACATCGACTATCCGTATCCGTTCGGCATGGATCCGGTGTGGCAGCTGGCCGAGAACAAGATCATCTTTCAGAACTCATACAAGATGAAGATCTCCATCATATTCGGCGTGATACACATGATGTTCGGCGTGATGGTGGGGCTGTGGAATCACATGTACTTCAAGAAGCGCATGAACATCACCTGCGAGTTCGTGCCGCAGGTCATCTTCCTCATGTCACTGTTCTTCTACATGGTGCTACTTATGTTCATCAAGTGGATCAAATACGGCCCGAAGAACGATCTGATCGAAGGACCCGGCTGCGCGCCATCGGTCCTCATCACCTTCATCAACATGGTGCTCTTCAAACCGTCCGTGAAGATCGGCTTATGCGAGCCTTACATGTACGGCGGTCAGGCCGGTCTGCAAAAGTTCCTGGTGGTCGTCGCGCTGCTCTGCGTGCCGTGGATGCTGCTGGCGAAGCCGGTGATGATGATGCGCAACCGCAAGAAGCAGCACTATCAGCTCAACAATCACGGCGCCGAGAACGGCGACGTGGACGCCGGCATGGGAACGCTGCAGCagagcggcggcggcggcgtcaCTCAGGGCGGCGGGGCTGGCGGTCAcaaagaggaggaggaggagatgaTGGAAGTATTCATCCACCAGGGCATTCACACCATCGAATACGTCCTCGGCAGTGTGTCGCATACCGCGTCCTACTTGCGACTCTGGGCGCTGTCCCTCGCCCACGCACAGCTGTCCGAGGTGTTGTGGAACATGGTGATGAGAAACGGCCTGGCGAGAGAGGGCTGGGACGGCGGCATCGTTCTTTATCTCGTCTTCGCCTTCTGGGCTGTGCTCACCGTGGGCATCCTCGTGCTCATGGAAGGCCTCTCGGCGTTTTTGCACACGCTTCGTCTACATTg GGTGGAATTCCAGAGCAAGTTTTATTCTGGATTGGGATACAGCTTCACGCCGTTCTCTTTCGAGATCATCCTCGATGCCGCGCAGGCCACCACTGaggattaa
- the Vha100-1 gene encoding V-type proton ATPase 116 kDa subunit a 1 isoform X2, with protein sequence MGSLFRSEEMTLCQLFLQSEAAYACVSELGELGLVQFRDLNPDVNAFQRKFVNEVRRCDEMERKLRYLEKEIKKDGIPMLDTGENPEAPQPREMIDLEATFEKLENELREVNQNAEALKRNFLELTELKHILRKTQVFFDEQEHAGLNPTESMTRALISDDNIARQSALGPVQLGFVAGVILRERIPAFERMLWRACRGNVFLRQAEIETPLEDPSTGDQVFKSVFIIFFQGDQLKTRVKKICEGFRATLYPCPEAPADRREMAMGVMTRIEDLNTVLGQTQDHRHRVLVAAAKNIKNWFVKVRKIKAIYHTLNLFNLDVTQKCLIAECWVPVLDIETIQLALRRGTERSGSSVPPILNRMETFEDPPTYNRTNKFTKGFQALIDAYGVASYREMNPTPYTIITFPFLFAIMFGDTGHGLIMFLFGGWMVLKEKPLAAKKSDNEIWNIFFGGRYIIFLMGLFSMYTGLIYNDIFSKSLNIFGSNWVVHYNRSVVWNNKDLQLNPSSSDYIDYPYPFGMDPVWQLAENKIIFQNSYKMKISIIFGVIHMMFGVMVGLWNHMYFKKRMNITCEFVPQVIFLMSLFFYMVLLMFIKWIKYGPKNDLIEGPGCAPSVLITFINMVLFKPSVKIGLCEPYMYGGQAGLQKFLVVVALLCVPWMLLAKPVMMMRNRKKQHYQLNNHGAENGDVDAGMGTLQQSGGGGVTQGGGAGGHKEEEEEMMEVFIHQGIHTIEYVLGSVSHTASYLRLWALSLAHAQLSEVLWNMVMRNGLAREGWDGGIVLYLVFAFWAVLTVGILVLMEGLSAFLHTLRLHWVEFQSKFYSGLGYSFTPFSFEIILDAAQATTED encoded by the exons ATGGGTTCGCTCTTTCGCAGCGAAGAGATGACCTTGTGTCAGTTGTTCCTTCAGAGTGAAGCTGCTTATGCTTGTGTGTCCGAACTCGGTGAACTCGGCCTAGTACAGTTTCGTGAT TTAAATCCTGATGTCAATGCCTTCCAACGGAAGTTTGTCAATGAGGTGCGTCGTTGCGATGAGATGGAGCGCAAGCTGCGCTACCTGGAGAAGGAAATCAAAAAGGATGGCATCCCCATGCTGGATACCGGTGAGAATCCGGAGGCTCCGCAACCCCGAGAGATGATTGACCTGGAAGCCACCTTTGAGAAGTTGGAGAATGAGCTGCGGGAAGTGAACCAGAATGCTGAGGCGCTGAAACGCAACTTTCTGGAGCTGACAGAGCTTAAACACATCCTGCGAAAGACCCAAGTTTTCTTCGATGAG CAAGAGCACGCGGGCTTGAATCCCACCGAGTCCATGACACGCGCGTTGATTAGCGATGATAATATCGCCCGCCAGTCCGCCCTCGGTCCTGTCCAGTTGGG CTTCGTCGCGGGAGTCATCCTGAGGGAGCGCATCCCCGCGTTCGAGCGCATGCTGTGGCGTGCGTGCCGTGGAAACGTCTTTCTGCGCCAGGCGGAAATTGAAACCCCTCTGGAGGACCCCTCGACG gGCGACCAGGTGTTCAAGTCGGTCTTCATCATTTTCTTCCAAGGCGATCAGCTGAAAACTCGCGTGAAGAAAATTTGCGAGGGCTTCAGGGCGACCTTGTATCCCTGTCCGGAGGCGCCGGCTGATCGCAGAGAGATGGCTATGGGCGTTATGACTCGCATCGAAGATTTGAACACT GTTCTAGGACAGACGCAGGACCACCGTCACCGCGTCCTCGTGGCTGCTGCGAAGAACATCAAGAACTGGTTCGTCAAGGTGCGCAAGATTAAGGCAATCTATCATACTTTGAATCTCTTCAACTTGGACGTCACTCAGAAGTGCTTGATCGCCGAGTGCTGGGTGCCCGTTCTGGACATCGAGACTATCCAGTTGGCGTTGAGACGTGGAACG GAGCGCAGCGGCAGTTCGGTGCCGCCTATTCTGAATCGCATGGAGACATTCGAGGACCCGCCGACGTACAATCGGACCAACAAGTTTACGAAGGGCTTTCAGGCGTTGATCGACGCCTATGGAGTCGCCTCTTACCGCGAGATGAATCCCACGCCTTACACCATCATCACATTCCCGTTTCTGTTCGCGATCATGTTCGGCGATACCGGCCACGGTCTCATCATGTTCCTGTTTGGCGGCTGGATGGTGCTAAAGGAGAAGCCGCTGGCGGCGAAGAAGAGCGACAACGAGATCTGGAACATCTTCTTCGGCGGTCGTTACATTATATTCCTTATGGGCTTATTTTCGATGTACACCGGCCTCATCTACAATGACATCTTCTCCAAGTCGCTCAACATCTTCGGCTCCAACTGGGTGGTGCACTACAATCGCAGCGTGGTCTGGAACAACAAAGACCTACAGCTGAACCCCAGTTCCTCGGATTACATCGACTATCCGTATCCGTTCGGCATGGATCCGGTGTGGCAGCTGGCCGAGAACAAGATCATCTTTCAGAACTCATACAAGATGAAGATCTCCATCATATTCGGCGTGATACACATGATGTTCGGCGTGATGGTGGGGCTGTGGAATCACATGTACTTCAAGAAGCGCATGAACATCACCTGCGAGTTCGTGCCGCAGGTCATCTTCCTCATGTCACTGTTCTTCTACATGGTGCTACTTATGTTCATCAAGTGGATCAAATACGGCCCGAAGAACGATCTGATCGAAGGACCCGGCTGCGCGCCATCGGTCCTCATCACCTTCATCAACATGGTGCTCTTCAAACCGTCCGTGAAGATCGGCTTATGCGAGCCTTACATGTACGGCGGTCAGGCCGGTCTGCAAAAGTTCCTGGTGGTCGTCGCGCTGCTCTGCGTGCCGTGGATGCTGCTGGCGAAGCCGGTGATGATGATGCGCAACCGCAAGAAGCAGCACTATCAGCTCAACAATCACGGCGCCGAGAACGGCGACGTGGACGCCGGCATGGGAACGCTGCAGCagagcggcggcggcggcgtcaCTCAGGGCGGCGGGGCTGGCGGTCAcaaagaggaggaggaggagatgaTGGAAGTATTCATCCACCAGGGCATTCACACCATCGAATACGTCCTCGGCAGTGTGTCGCATACCGCGTCCTACTTGCGACTCTGGGCGCTGTCCCTCGCCCACGCACAGCTGTCCGAGGTGTTGTGGAACATGGTGATGAGAAACGGCCTGGCGAGAGAGGGCTGGGACGGCGGCATCGTTCTTTATCTCGTCTTCGCCTTCTGGGCTGTGCTCACCGTGGGCATCCTCGTGCTCATGGAAGGCCTCTCGGCGTTTTTGCACACGCTTCGTCTACATTg GGTGGAATTCCAGAGCAAGTTTTATTCTGGATTGGGATACAGCTTCACGCCGTTCTCTTTCGAGATCATCCTCGATGCCGCGCAGGCCACCACTGaggattaa
- the Vha100-1 gene encoding V-type proton ATPase 116 kDa subunit a 1 isoform X1, with amino-acid sequence MGSLFRSEEMTLCQLFLQSEAAYACVSELGELGLVQFRDLNPDVNAFQRKFVNEVRRCDEMERKLRYLEKEIKKDGIPMLDTGENPEAPQPREMIDLEATFEKLENELREVNQNAEALKRNFLELTELKHILRKTQVFFDEAEHGGVVSQMADPSREEEQVTLLGEEGLRAGGQALKLGFVAGVILRERIPAFERMLWRACRGNVFLRQAEIETPLEDPSTGDQVFKSVFIIFFQGDQLKTRVKKICEGFRATLYPCPEAPADRREMAMGVMTRIEDLNTVLGQTQDHRHRVLVAAAKNIKNWFVKVRKIKAIYHTLNLFNLDVTQKCLIAECWVPVLDIETIQLALRRGTERSGSSVPPILNRMETFEDPPTYNRTNKFTKGFQALIDAYGVASYREMNPTPYTIITFPFLFAIMFGDTGHGLIMFLFGGWMVLKEKPLAAKKSDNEIWNIFFGGRYIIFLMGLFSMYTGLIYNDIFSKSLNIFGSNWVVHYNRSVVWNNKDLQLNPSSSDYIDYPYPFGMDPVWQLAENKIIFQNSYKMKISIIFGVIHMMFGVMVGLWNHMYFKKRMNITCEFVPQVIFLMSLFFYMVLLMFIKWIKYGPKNDLIEGPGCAPSVLITFINMVLFKPSVKIGLCEPYMYGGQAGLQKFLVVVALLCVPWMLLAKPVMMMRNRKKQHYQLNNHGAENGDVDAGMGTLQQSGGGGVTQGGGAGGHKEEEEEMMEVFIHQGIHTIEYVLGSVSHTASYLRLWALSLAHAQLSEVLWNMVMRNGLAREGWDGGIVLYLVFAFWAVLTVGILVLMEGLSAFLHTLRLHWVEFQSKFYSGLGYSFTPFSFEIILDAAQATTED; translated from the exons ATGGGTTCGCTCTTTCGCAGCGAAGAGATGACCTTGTGTCAGTTGTTCCTTCAGAGTGAAGCTGCTTATGCTTGTGTGTCCGAACTCGGTGAACTCGGCCTAGTACAGTTTCGTGAT TTAAATCCTGATGTCAATGCCTTCCAACGGAAGTTTGTCAATGAGGTGCGTCGTTGCGATGAGATGGAGCGCAAGCTGCGCTACCTGGAGAAGGAAATCAAAAAGGATGGCATCCCCATGCTGGATACCGGTGAGAATCCGGAGGCTCCGCAACCCCGAGAGATGATTGACCTGGAAGCCACCTTTGAGAAGTTGGAGAATGAGCTGCGGGAAGTGAACCAGAATGCTGAGGCGCTGAAACGCAACTTTCTGGAGCTGACAGAGCTTAAACACATCCTGCGAAAGACCCAAGTTTTCTTCGATGAG GCTGAGCATGGAGGTGTCGTGTCGCAGATGGCAGACCCCAGCCGTGAGGAAGAGCAAGTCACTCTGTTGGGTGAGGAGGGCCTCCGCGCTGGCGGCCAGGCTCTCAAGCTCGG CTTCGTCGCGGGAGTCATCCTGAGGGAGCGCATCCCCGCGTTCGAGCGCATGCTGTGGCGTGCGTGCCGTGGAAACGTCTTTCTGCGCCAGGCGGAAATTGAAACCCCTCTGGAGGACCCCTCGACG gGCGACCAGGTGTTCAAGTCGGTCTTCATCATTTTCTTCCAAGGCGATCAGCTGAAAACTCGCGTGAAGAAAATTTGCGAGGGCTTCAGGGCGACCTTGTATCCCTGTCCGGAGGCGCCGGCTGATCGCAGAGAGATGGCTATGGGCGTTATGACTCGCATCGAAGATTTGAACACT GTTCTAGGACAGACGCAGGACCACCGTCACCGCGTCCTCGTGGCTGCTGCGAAGAACATCAAGAACTGGTTCGTCAAGGTGCGCAAGATTAAGGCAATCTATCATACTTTGAATCTCTTCAACTTGGACGTCACTCAGAAGTGCTTGATCGCCGAGTGCTGGGTGCCCGTTCTGGACATCGAGACTATCCAGTTGGCGTTGAGACGTGGAACG GAGCGCAGCGGCAGTTCGGTGCCGCCTATTCTGAATCGCATGGAGACATTCGAGGACCCGCCGACGTACAATCGGACCAACAAGTTTACGAAGGGCTTTCAGGCGTTGATCGACGCCTATGGAGTCGCCTCTTACCGCGAGATGAATCCCACGCCTTACACCATCATCACATTCCCGTTTCTGTTCGCGATCATGTTCGGCGATACCGGCCACGGTCTCATCATGTTCCTGTTTGGCGGCTGGATGGTGCTAAAGGAGAAGCCGCTGGCGGCGAAGAAGAGCGACAACGAGATCTGGAACATCTTCTTCGGCGGTCGTTACATTATATTCCTTATGGGCTTATTTTCGATGTACACCGGCCTCATCTACAATGACATCTTCTCCAAGTCGCTCAACATCTTCGGCTCCAACTGGGTGGTGCACTACAATCGCAGCGTGGTCTGGAACAACAAAGACCTACAGCTGAACCCCAGTTCCTCGGATTACATCGACTATCCGTATCCGTTCGGCATGGATCCGGTGTGGCAGCTGGCCGAGAACAAGATCATCTTTCAGAACTCATACAAGATGAAGATCTCCATCATATTCGGCGTGATACACATGATGTTCGGCGTGATGGTGGGGCTGTGGAATCACATGTACTTCAAGAAGCGCATGAACATCACCTGCGAGTTCGTGCCGCAGGTCATCTTCCTCATGTCACTGTTCTTCTACATGGTGCTACTTATGTTCATCAAGTGGATCAAATACGGCCCGAAGAACGATCTGATCGAAGGACCCGGCTGCGCGCCATCGGTCCTCATCACCTTCATCAACATGGTGCTCTTCAAACCGTCCGTGAAGATCGGCTTATGCGAGCCTTACATGTACGGCGGTCAGGCCGGTCTGCAAAAGTTCCTGGTGGTCGTCGCGCTGCTCTGCGTGCCGTGGATGCTGCTGGCGAAGCCGGTGATGATGATGCGCAACCGCAAGAAGCAGCACTATCAGCTCAACAATCACGGCGCCGAGAACGGCGACGTGGACGCCGGCATGGGAACGCTGCAGCagagcggcggcggcggcgtcaCTCAGGGCGGCGGGGCTGGCGGTCAcaaagaggaggaggaggagatgaTGGAAGTATTCATCCACCAGGGCATTCACACCATCGAATACGTCCTCGGCAGTGTGTCGCATACCGCGTCCTACTTGCGACTCTGGGCGCTGTCCCTCGCCCACGCACAGCTGTCCGAGGTGTTGTGGAACATGGTGATGAGAAACGGCCTGGCGAGAGAGGGCTGGGACGGCGGCATCGTTCTTTATCTCGTCTTCGCCTTCTGGGCTGTGCTCACCGTGGGCATCCTCGTGCTCATGGAAGGCCTCTCGGCGTTTTTGCACACGCTTCGTCTACATTg GGTGGAATTCCAGAGCAAGTTTTATTCTGGATTGGGATACAGCTTCACGCCGTTCTCTTTCGAGATCATCCTCGATGCCGCGCAGGCCACCACTGaggattaa
- the Vha100-1 gene encoding V-type proton ATPase 116 kDa subunit a 1 isoform X4, with protein MGSLFRSEEMTLCQLFLQSEAAYACVSELGELGLVQFRDLNPDVNAFQRKFVNEVRRCDEMERKLRYLEKEIKKDGIPMLDTGENPEAPQPREMIDLEATFEKLENELREVNQNAEALKRNFLELTELKHILRKTQVFFDEHLYTAADTVGAHYRNPLSFVAGVILRERIPAFERMLWRACRGNVFLRQAEIETPLEDPSTGDQVFKSVFIIFFQGDQLKTRVKKICEGFRATLYPCPEAPADRREMAMGVMTRIEDLNTVLGQTQDHRHRVLVAAAKNIKNWFVKVRKIKAIYHTLNLFNLDVTQKCLIAECWVPVLDIETIQLALRRGTERSGSSVPPILNRMETFEDPPTYNRTNKFTKGFQALIDAYGVASYREMNPTPYTIITFPFLFAIMFGDTGHGLIMFLFGGWMVLKEKPLAAKKSDNEIWNIFFGGRYIIFLMGLFSMYTGLIYNDIFSKSLNIFGSNWVVHYNRSVVWNNKDLQLNPSSSDYIDYPYPFGMDPVWQLAENKIIFQNSYKMKISIIFGVIHMMFGVMVGLWNHMYFKKRMNITCEFVPQVIFLMSLFFYMVLLMFIKWIKYGPKNDLIEGPGCAPSVLITFINMVLFKPSVKIGLCEPYMYGGQAGLQKFLVVVALLCVPWMLLAKPVMMMRNRKKQHYQLNNHGAENGDVDAGMGTLQQSGGGGVTQGGGAGGHKEEEEEMMEVFIHQGIHTIEYVLGSVSHTASYLRLWALSLAHAQLSEVLWNMVMRNGLAREGWDGGIVLYLVFAFWAVLTVGILVLMEGLSAFLHTLRLHWVEFQSKFYSGLGYSFTPFSFEIILDAAQATTED; from the exons ATGGGTTCGCTCTTTCGCAGCGAAGAGATGACCTTGTGTCAGTTGTTCCTTCAGAGTGAAGCTGCTTATGCTTGTGTGTCCGAACTCGGTGAACTCGGCCTAGTACAGTTTCGTGAT TTAAATCCTGATGTCAATGCCTTCCAACGGAAGTTTGTCAATGAGGTGCGTCGTTGCGATGAGATGGAGCGCAAGCTGCGCTACCTGGAGAAGGAAATCAAAAAGGATGGCATCCCCATGCTGGATACCGGTGAGAATCCGGAGGCTCCGCAACCCCGAGAGATGATTGACCTGGAAGCCACCTTTGAGAAGTTGGAGAATGAGCTGCGGGAAGTGAACCAGAATGCTGAGGCGCTGAAACGCAACTTTCTGGAGCTGACAGAGCTTAAACACATCCTGCGAAAGACCCAAGTTTTCTTCGATGAG CACCTGTATACTGCGGCAGACACCGTAGGAGCACATTATAGGAACCCGCTCAG CTTCGTCGCGGGAGTCATCCTGAGGGAGCGCATCCCCGCGTTCGAGCGCATGCTGTGGCGTGCGTGCCGTGGAAACGTCTTTCTGCGCCAGGCGGAAATTGAAACCCCTCTGGAGGACCCCTCGACG gGCGACCAGGTGTTCAAGTCGGTCTTCATCATTTTCTTCCAAGGCGATCAGCTGAAAACTCGCGTGAAGAAAATTTGCGAGGGCTTCAGGGCGACCTTGTATCCCTGTCCGGAGGCGCCGGCTGATCGCAGAGAGATGGCTATGGGCGTTATGACTCGCATCGAAGATTTGAACACT GTTCTAGGACAGACGCAGGACCACCGTCACCGCGTCCTCGTGGCTGCTGCGAAGAACATCAAGAACTGGTTCGTCAAGGTGCGCAAGATTAAGGCAATCTATCATACTTTGAATCTCTTCAACTTGGACGTCACTCAGAAGTGCTTGATCGCCGAGTGCTGGGTGCCCGTTCTGGACATCGAGACTATCCAGTTGGCGTTGAGACGTGGAACG GAGCGCAGCGGCAGTTCGGTGCCGCCTATTCTGAATCGCATGGAGACATTCGAGGACCCGCCGACGTACAATCGGACCAACAAGTTTACGAAGGGCTTTCAGGCGTTGATCGACGCCTATGGAGTCGCCTCTTACCGCGAGATGAATCCCACGCCTTACACCATCATCACATTCCCGTTTCTGTTCGCGATCATGTTCGGCGATACCGGCCACGGTCTCATCATGTTCCTGTTTGGCGGCTGGATGGTGCTAAAGGAGAAGCCGCTGGCGGCGAAGAAGAGCGACAACGAGATCTGGAACATCTTCTTCGGCGGTCGTTACATTATATTCCTTATGGGCTTATTTTCGATGTACACCGGCCTCATCTACAATGACATCTTCTCCAAGTCGCTCAACATCTTCGGCTCCAACTGGGTGGTGCACTACAATCGCAGCGTGGTCTGGAACAACAAAGACCTACAGCTGAACCCCAGTTCCTCGGATTACATCGACTATCCGTATCCGTTCGGCATGGATCCGGTGTGGCAGCTGGCCGAGAACAAGATCATCTTTCAGAACTCATACAAGATGAAGATCTCCATCATATTCGGCGTGATACACATGATGTTCGGCGTGATGGTGGGGCTGTGGAATCACATGTACTTCAAGAAGCGCATGAACATCACCTGCGAGTTCGTGCCGCAGGTCATCTTCCTCATGTCACTGTTCTTCTACATGGTGCTACTTATGTTCATCAAGTGGATCAAATACGGCCCGAAGAACGATCTGATCGAAGGACCCGGCTGCGCGCCATCGGTCCTCATCACCTTCATCAACATGGTGCTCTTCAAACCGTCCGTGAAGATCGGCTTATGCGAGCCTTACATGTACGGCGGTCAGGCCGGTCTGCAAAAGTTCCTGGTGGTCGTCGCGCTGCTCTGCGTGCCGTGGATGCTGCTGGCGAAGCCGGTGATGATGATGCGCAACCGCAAGAAGCAGCACTATCAGCTCAACAATCACGGCGCCGAGAACGGCGACGTGGACGCCGGCATGGGAACGCTGCAGCagagcggcggcggcggcgtcaCTCAGGGCGGCGGGGCTGGCGGTCAcaaagaggaggaggaggagatgaTGGAAGTATTCATCCACCAGGGCATTCACACCATCGAATACGTCCTCGGCAGTGTGTCGCATACCGCGTCCTACTTGCGACTCTGGGCGCTGTCCCTCGCCCACGCACAGCTGTCCGAGGTGTTGTGGAACATGGTGATGAGAAACGGCCTGGCGAGAGAGGGCTGGGACGGCGGCATCGTTCTTTATCTCGTCTTCGCCTTCTGGGCTGTGCTCACCGTGGGCATCCTCGTGCTCATGGAAGGCCTCTCGGCGTTTTTGCACACGCTTCGTCTACATTg GGTGGAATTCCAGAGCAAGTTTTATTCTGGATTGGGATACAGCTTCACGCCGTTCTCTTTCGAGATCATCCTCGATGCCGCGCAGGCCACCACTGaggattaa